The segment ATATGGAGTCATATATTTTTAGCATGCAGTCTGGTTTATCCTTCCCTCACTGACATAACTGTCCTGGCATATTCATGTTATGTGTCAAACTGTTAGCTGATCCCATCATTTTTTCCACCGATAATTAGTATATTGTTAATATGTAGTTATTAACCTTCGAATTAAAAATACTGAATTATATTAGGTGTGATCCATTTCTGGATGAATGATGAATCAGGATTTATTTATGTAGCGAAAGGTATAAATTATACAAAATGCTTCATGGAccttgtgttttacattgcctaTTTTACAGCTGTAAACTTACTTGTAAACTCATGTAAAGCGTGTATACGAGTAGTTAGCCCATACCAGACCCCACATATTAAGtattattactgttattatcatcattatatgGTCTGATTTATACCTCATGTTTGTATAAGGATGTGACCGGATGAGGCATGTTAGTTCTAACATACAGAAAGGTGAATGACTAATATATATCTGACATTGTTGAACCATTCAGTGTGGCATTCCTTTCACTAATGTGTTTAAGTGTTGGGCATCCAACGAGTGAATtaagtgtatatatactgaactgcaaaagaagAGTAAGTTTTTatgaaattaaattaaattaaagtaaatgttcatgtcttctgtttaaaaacttgaacaaaagaaaaaaccccaaaacagttgcatttcttttgctgttcagtatatgtgacTGACCGGGTTCATTAATAAGCCTCATTGATGATACACATGTTGGAGTGCAGGTCTTTAGCATCAAAGTAGTGGACCAATAATTTGTGTGTATCTGACCACTTGAATGTATACACGGATGCTGTTGTTTCAGTAGCTGTGTGTTAAAGTCTGGAGTGAACCAACATTGCAGCTGTAACTGACCAGGTGTCAGAAATATATCCTTCTGGGTTAGTCTGAGAGATTGAGTGGGTTGGGGGGGAGGGATGAAGGGGATACCAATCCATGCTAGTGGGTCATGGCTCAACTTTCATCACAGGTGCATCGTGGGTAGAAAGATTGTGTGTTTTCTTTTGCCTCAGGTactgtgatatttgttttttactTGTCCTTGTTTAGTGGAGGAAGGTTTCCAGATGCCTGTACGGATCCTTGTAGACTTCACTGGTCTGGTATGTCTGGCGTGGGCAGGAGGACTGTGTTCCTTATGCCAATCAATTGATAGCAGCTAATAGTTGTATGTGCTTTCAGTTCCAGGATGGTCTTGTTAGAGGTATGTTAGAAGTgttattttcacaatttgtttCGGGAAGATTCagccatgtttgtttcatttgacAGTCATTTGTGTCTACATATGTCAAAAACCTTTTTTTActtatattgttgtttttttaagttaCAGAGGTGTcaaaaagtacatgtatatatgactGAAACTTCATATTTTTAAACTTGACTGTGAATTGAGAAATATGGTGGTTTAGACTTGTGGATGTAATGTTTCCTACATGGGTCCAGGGTTTGATTGCCATCTTTGGTACAAAGGTGTCTGTTCTTTATGTCCCTGGTAAGTTGATAGAAGTGCCAGAACTAAGGAGCCAACATTAAGATTACTACTGGATATTTATGTATACAATGTTGTTTGAAGTTATGTGCAAATATCTGCAGTTGTTATCTGAAGTGTGTAGAGCTAAAAGCAGTAACATTGCTCTCATTATTCTTTTACAAGAATGATTACTCAAGCTTAGACTGATGACCAAGTCTGTCTAAGGTGCTGTGTCTTGAACTAAGTTGCTACCCTTAGCTGTCAGAGGATCCGCTTATTGTGTATTCAGATCTCAGATTCACCGGTCCTTAATTGGTTAGACATACAGTATCCTATTGACATGTTTCATGCTCATCATTAGCAAACAATTGTGTGTAGAAAGAACATACCTGTAATTCCAACTAACATCCTCTTTTTACATTTCAGCTAGCACGGATATGAGTATGTGATGGACTCGGCTGTCGTCCAATGGAAAGAAGTGGTGGCCAAGAAAGCCATCATGACCAGACTGGCCGCTCTAATAATGCTGACGCCAAGGTGAAGGTTGGTGCTCGGGCACAGGGGCAGTCTTCAATCCGTAGCCATGAAGTCGTCTCTCCCAAACCTGTTGCCAACAGTCAGACAACAGGCAACAGGTTGGAGGTctacaaaattgaaaagaagaGGCTGAAACTGGATGTGGACAAACGAGGCAGTCTTCCAAGACAACCTGACAGGATAATAGATGCAGCTGTGTTACCCAGGTTTCCTGGAGCAAGTCCTTTCAATCTCACCCAGGTTGTGGAGTCCGCCAAGAGCCAGAAGGCTAATACAGCTCAGTCCAAGTCAAGCCAGAGCTCTACTCCTGCCAAAAATCAAAAAAGTCAAAAAATATCCAAGCCTCAGATTAAGATCACCCAAGTCACTGATGCTGCCTTGAAGAAGGCAAAGAAAGCTGAGGATTCCAAGAAGACCTTGCTCAAAGGAAGCCAAAAGGTTGAAgattcaaacaattccaaaccAAAGGTATCCAAGGAAGACCAAAATGATGACACCTCCAAGAGTAAGACAAAGTCTGCCAAAACATCGGAAGACTCCACAATTccaaaaacagaaaagaaagaaaacaaaaagacTAGTGACTCTGCATCTCAAAAGATTGAGAAAGAAGGTAAAAAAATTGAAACTTCAAACAATAAGAAACCACAAACTCCAGCAGAAACTACAGTTTATATCAGTGAAACACCTAAAGTCCCAACAAGCCAAAATTATGAGGTTCCAAATAATGAGATTACTAAAGCAGCACGCAGTACGGAACCACCCATCACAAAACAACCAACAGCAGTGCAGTCTCCAACCAAGGTCACATTCAAGGTCGAAAGACCTGAGCGACCGGAGGAAGTCCACATTGACATGTCGCGTGTCTCGGACAACCCAAGGTCAGTACATTCCACATCAGAAGGTTTTCAAAGACACTTTGTACGTTTGGGATTTCCAAGTGCCCCTTTCCGGAGGATAGTTCATGTGACGTCTAAGAGTATATGTCTTAATTGCTGTACGACATTTCTACTGCTTCTTGTGTCTTTACTCCTGTTTGGCCCTGTTGTGATCCTGGTGGCTATTGTGGTTCcagtgtgtgtgattgtgaagAGAATATGTGACGTGTGCTACTGTTGCCGATTCTGTAACCATTGCTGCGCATTCTGCTGCAATGAGCATCTGTCATCGTCGGAGAACATCTGGCTTCACAAATCCAGCAACACTAATCCTGTCGTTGTTCAAAGTCTTATTATCATACAAGCTGGACTTGACACCGACCGCATACGTGACCTCATCAATGCCCGCGTCATTACTGCAGAAGACAGACGCGGAAACAAGCTATATCCTCGTTTCAGTGAAAAGGTTGTACCGTTTTGTTGCGGGTATGCGTGGGTGGACGACTATCATTTCTTCATCAACAATCATGTATTCAATGCATCTGTTCGTTTATCGTCTTTGGAAGATTTACAGGAATATATATCAGAAATGGCTTCTAAGCCCCTTCCAGAAGACCACCCACTCTGGGAGATTCAAGTCTATCATAACTTCGGGCCACAGCGAGACACAGCGCTCCTGTTCCGGATGCACCCCAGCATGACGGATGGTGTGTCCATGATTCGCATCCTTCAGGAGGCGCTGGTGGATTCCCAAGGAGTCTCTTCTCCATCATCTCCTCTAGGAAGTGGACCAGCCTTTCTGGGAACATTCAGAGCATTTCTTTTTGGACCCTTGACCTTCTGTTGTAAGTACTTGTGTTTGAGAGATGATTTCAACCTGCTACATGGCCGCCATGTCCATCCTTCTGGAGACATGGTTGTAGCCTGGTCAGCTCCGTTCAGCATGAGGTCCGCCACACGCATTAAACAGGTCTCCAGGTGTACAATGAATGAGCTGCTAATGTCAGTCACTGCGGGGAATGTTAGGTCATATCTACAAGTTAGCGGAATTGGGAACCCTTTCAACATGCAGTGTGCCATTCCATTTGACTTTCATCATACAGACACAAGACATAGGTCGGAGATGGGGAGTAAGTATTCATTCATAGTCCTACCTCTACCTACCAACACAGAAGGTGCTATTCCACGCCTGTGGGAACTGAAAATGACAATGGATCACTTCAAACGATCTCCAGAGGCAGcagtgataaaaggggcaatgTGGTTCACGTCAGCCACCCTGCCCAAATCCTTGTACAGAAAACTGTGGAACAATATATATAGCAAGTGTACATGTCTAATCTCGAATCTGGCTGGTCCAGAAACCAACTTGAGATTTGCATCGCGTGAGATTAAGTGTGTCATGTACTGGTTACCCCCACTGGAGAAGGTGGCGGTTGCCATTTCTTTCCTTACTTATGGTGATCAAATTCGAATGGCTGTGATAGCTGATCGCTCAGTGCTTCCAAACCCTGAACTTATCACAAAGGATTTCATATTCCAGGTAAGTGTCACTCACAATAAATAATCCCTAATATGCAAACTGTAGATGCATTAGAGTTGGTCTGCAGtatcccatgtttgtcgtaaaagacaactaacgggatcaggttgtcaggctaGGTGACTTGGCAGACTCATGTCACTGTGTCAcaaatgcttatgatgtcaaccactggattgtctggtccagacttatttacaggctgccatcATAATGGTGGGAAACTGCCGAGGGCAAGgttaaacaacagacagacAAAAATGTACTACTTACAAGAACAACTTTTCTCCTGCATTGGAACTTTTCAACAGTAATAAATATCTCAGTTACCACAATGTTCATccacagtatttcagtcatccATTCTTGGAGAAATCATCCAAATTATTAGTTTTCTTGAATAATGATTGATAACACTGTAGTATCTGAGCAACCTTACAGAATGATAGATTCACGGTGGTGATGATAGCTAATGGTGGACAGACAACATTCCCTGTAATTATAACCTGGATGTTCCAGAAGACAGGATTCAGACAGCAGAGGGTCCAATGTATCCAGTGCTTTCTTCTCTGAGCCATACATAGTTGGATTACTTCTAAGATTTCTTGTGTTGATGTGTATTTATAATactatgtaaatatataatgtgTAGACGATCCTTCCTCTGGGAATAGATTATGGGAGACAGTGCAGTTGTTTGTACCAACACCACCATTACCACACTGGTAATATGGGCCCCCTGTATTATTTTCATAGAATTAAGATGAATGGCATGAGATATTCTTCTTCCATGATCCTCTATAAAATGTCCCAGGGGAATTCTGTTCATGTATGTGATgtaaatgtcaaatgtcaagAGTTTTTCAAAACAAGAGAAAGTGTTTGTAATTTGATTTTCTCCCCACTAAAAAAAAGAACTTGCCATTAGGAAAAGGAAATGTTTCTAGGCTTTGTTGTTGGAAATCTTCTGGCCAAGATTaatcaaaggtcaaggtcaggtgTTTTGGAAAGACGTTATTTTATGCAAGATGCTTCATCAGTTTCCCAAATACAGTTCAATTCTACACCACTATTGATCACAAATACCCATGGGAATCTTAAGCattttgatactgctg is part of the Haliotis asinina isolate JCU_RB_2024 chromosome 6, JCU_Hal_asi_v2, whole genome shotgun sequence genome and harbors:
- the LOC137287517 gene encoding uncharacterized protein; translation: MERSGGQESHHDQTGRSNNADAKVKVGARAQGQSSIRSHEVVSPKPVANSQTTGNRLEVYKIEKKRLKLDVDKRGSLPRQPDRIIDAAVLPRFPGASPFNLTQVVESAKSQKANTAQSKSSQSSTPAKNQKSQKISKPQIKITQVTDAALKKAKKAEDSKKTLLKGSQKVEDSNNSKPKVSKEDQNDDTSKSKTKSAKTSEDSTIPKTEKKENKKTSDSASQKIEKEGKKIETSNNKKPQTPAETTVYISETPKVPTSQNYEVPNNEITKAARSTEPPITKQPTAVQSPTKVTFKVERPERPEEVHIDMSRVSDNPRSVHSTSEGFQRHFVRLGFPSAPFRRIVHVTSKSICLNCCTTFLLLLVSLLLFGPVVILVAIVVPVCVIVKRICDVCYCCRFCNHCCAFCCNEHLSSSENIWLHKSSNTNPVVVQSLIIIQAGLDTDRIRDLINARVITAEDRRGNKLYPRFSEKVVPFCCGYAWVDDYHFFINNHVFNASVRLSSLEDLQEYISEMASKPLPEDHPLWEIQVYHNFGPQRDTALLFRMHPSMTDGVSMIRILQEALVDSQGVSSPSSPLGSGPAFLGTFRAFLFGPLTFCCKYLCLRDDFNLLHGRHVHPSGDMVVAWSAPFSMRSATRIKQVSRCTMNELLMSVTAGNVRSYLQVSGIGNPFNMQCAIPFDFHHTDTRHRSEMGSKYSFIVLPLPTNTEGAIPRLWELKMTMDHFKRSPEAAVIKGAMWFTSATLPKSLYRKLWNNIYSKCTCLISNLAGPETNLRFASREIKCVMYWLPPLEKVAVAISFLTYGDQIRMAVIADRSVLPNPELITKDFIFQMDSLSKLLAHRRIPGEQICRRMESMQLLSSYSLSDLTVEQIQLQMSLVQQELHDLKLQLESHSARKFSHNEAHAMKKIEHLKEQFREMMVELRKKRAAENENAVVLTDDTDEELDVDRPQRPFRRRTLSMSSRMSTASVSSMVRPLSTAPQSGQPSPTHPGMPSWPGPEIELKDVERSLMKKHPGYKQRLSTMEEYDMDDGAQGMDERRYRTY